Proteins found in one Zea mays cultivar B73 chromosome 1, Zm-B73-REFERENCE-NAM-5.0, whole genome shotgun sequence genomic segment:
- the LOC100217049 gene encoding phosphatase — MAATSPFDCVLLDLDDTLYPGDTGIGAALRRNIDEFLQAKLGVSADEAAATRAELFRAHGSSLAGLIALGYDVHPDEYHSYVHGRLPYDRIARDPQLARLLQSIPQRKVLFTNSDRAHMERALERLGVDEAAFDAVVCFETMNPHLFGDDGGDRRPAVVLKPAVDAIVAGLRAAGSNPRRTLFLDDSERNIAAGKALGLRTALVGKRARSKEADYAVESIGALRRAIPEIWGEAAERSSDKLPVPAVSVVRSTTSDLDSIIIQPTSIHA, encoded by the exons ATGGCCGCGACGTCCCCCTTCGACTGCGTCCTCCTAG ACCTCGACGACACCCTGTACCCGGGCGACACCGGCATCGGCGCGGCCCTGAGGCGCAACATCGACGAGTTCCTCCAGGCCAAGCTCGGCGTGTCGGCCGACGAGGCCGCCGCCACGCGCGCCGAGCTCTTCCGCGCGCACGGCAGCTCCCTCGCCGGGCTCATC GCGCTCGGCTACGACGTGCACCCGGACGAGTACCACAG CTACGTGCACGGCAGGCTACCGTACGACAGGATCGCGCGCGACCCGCAGCTGGCGCGGCTGCTGCAGAGCATCCCGCAGCGCAAAGTG CTGTTCACCAACTCGGACCGCGCGCACATGGAGCGGGCGCTGGAGCGGCTGGGCGTGGACGAGGCCGCCTTCGACGCCGTCGTGTGCTTCGAGACCATGAACCCGCACCTGTTcggcgacgacggtggcgaccggCGCCCGGCCGTGGTGCTCAAACCGGCGGTGGACGCAATCGTCGCCGGGCTGCGCGCCGCTGGCTCCAACCCACGCCGGACG CTGTTCCTGGACGACAGCGAGAGGAACATCGCCGCGGGGAAAGCGCTCGGCCTCCGCACCGCCCTG GTTGGCAAGAGGGCGAGGAGCAAGGAAGCGGACTACGCGGTGGAGAGCATCGGCGCGCTCCGGCGGGCCATCCCGGAGATCTGGGGCGAGGCCGCTGAACGCTCCTCCGACAAGCTGCCGGTGCCGGCCGTGAGCGTGGTGAGGTCGACGACGTCCGACCTGGACTCCATCATCATCCAGCCCACGTCCATCCACGCCTAA
- the LOC100285719 gene encoding tRNA-specific adenosine deaminase, giving the protein MLYEKRENYSRANPLKPKAGPKGIGRLPGLPLPCLAPPRRRSPATPERERQPPPPPDAPTSTVDASRPCVSPSCRASSNSAAPAPWRQRPARPCGHFPAFAYSRNLIPRSQARRMAPAFMELALEQAKFALDNLEVPVGCVIVEDGKVISSGSNKTNATRNATRHAEMEAIDVLLREWQSMGLDQPQVAEKFAGCDLYVTCEPCIMCATALSIIGIREVYFGCANDKFGGCGSIMSLHNGAASSSDELSGSQASTPKGFKCTGGIMAEEAVALFRCFYEQGNPNAPRPHRPVRMPQQ; this is encoded by the exons ATGCTTTATGAAAAAAGAGAGAATTATTCCCGAGCCAACCCACTCAAGCCAAAAGCAGGCCCAAAGGGTATAGGCCGACTCCCAGGCCTCCCGCTCCCCTGTCTAGCGCCGCCGCGGAGACGCTCTCCTGCAACGCCTGAGCGAGAGcgacagccgccgccgccgcctgacGCCCCTACCTCGACGGTCGACGCATCACGGCCGTGCGTTTCCCCAAGCTGCCGAGCATCGTCCAACTCTGCTGCTCCAGCACCCTGGCGCCAGCGGCCAGCCAGACCGTGCGGCCACTTCCCCGCGTTCGCTTACAGTAGAAATTTGATTCCTCGCTCCCAGGCCCGCAGGATGGCACCGGCTTTTATGGAGCTAGCACTCGAGCAG GCTAAGTTTGCGCTGGATAACCTCGAGGTCCCTGTTGG GTGTGTGATTGTGGAGGACGGGAAAGTGATTTCCTCTGGGAGCAACAAGACGAATGCCACCCGGAAT GCTACCAGACATGCTGAGATGGAAGCTATTGATGTCCTGCTTCGGGAGTGGCAGAGCATGGGTCTTGATCAGCCACAGGTCGCGGAGAAATTTGCAGGATGCGACCTTTATGTCACGTGTGAGCCCTGCATAATGTGCGCGACGGCATTGTCGATAATTG GGATAAGAGAAGTATACTTTGGTTGTGCCAACGACAAATTTGGTGGATGTGGATCAATCATGTCATTGCACAATGGTGCTGCTTCGTCGTCAGATGAATTATCAGG gAGCCAAGCCTCTACACCAAAAGGTTTCAAATGCACTGGAGGGATCATGGCTGAAGAAGCAGTTGCTCTTTTTAGGTGTTTCTACGAACAAGGAAACCCAAATG CCCCAAGGCCTCACAGACCAGTACGAATGCCTCAACAATAA
- the LOC100278309 gene encoding uncharacterized protein LOC100278309: protein MGALCLLYPSTPPRCPCGARADATAAFAPSPFLSSCAATGAQTRLQLCGRSQRRGGVARVGGGGGGGKGESGKNGAAAFFDEDGVVDDMDGYLNYLSLEYDSVWDTKPAWCQPWTILLTGTGAVACSWVLIQSVVITAGVSFVISAWWYIFLYSYPKAYTEMIAERRRNVASGAEDTYGMEKIQ, encoded by the exons ATGGGCGCGCTCTGCCTGCTCTACCCATCCACGCCGCCGCGCTGCCCATGCGGCGCCCGCGCGGACGCGACCGCGGCCTTCGCGCCTTCCCCTTTCCTCTCATCATGTGCTGCCACCGGTGCACAAACAAGGCTGCAGCTCTGCGGCAGGAGCCAGAGGCGCGGCGGCGTGGCGCGGGTAGGTGGCGGCGGCGGTGGGGGCAAGGGGGAGAGTGGCAAGAACGGCGCGGCGGCGTTCTTTGATGAGGACGGGGTGGTGGACGACATGGACGGGTACCTCAACTACCTGTCCCTCGAGTACGACTCTGTCTGGGACACCAAGCCTGCCTG GTGTCAGCCTTGGACAATATTGCTTACGGGAACTGGTGCCGTTGCCTGTAGTTGGGTGCTTATCCAATCTGTTGTAATTACTGCTGGGGTTTCTTTTGTAATATCCGCATGGTGGTACATATTTCTCTACTCGTACCCTAAG GCATACACCGAGATGAtagcagagagaagaagaaatgtaGCCAGTGGAGCTGAAGATACCTACGGGATGGAGAAAATCCAGTGA
- the LOC100273504 gene encoding uncharacterized protein LOC100273504: MDPQSDAGAAVVLGADPAALTALLADLTSPANEARSRAEQQFHAFRRSHPDALALSLAHLLLSPAHPSAPIAAVLLRRLIAPSSQSFVYPALSPATQSSLRALLLSAASAPALPRSVSRKLSDAVAELASFLLPANAWPDLLSFLYKSIDSTSSPPGLQESALNILARLASHLAASFPNLHGLLHAALSHPSSADVRVAGLNAAISLIQSLPSAAARDQFQDLLPAMMRALAESLNCGNEGSAQEALEMMIELAGAEPRFLRRQLPDVVASMLQIAEAPGLEDGTRHLAVEFVVTLAEARERAPGMMRKLPRYVGRLFAVLMSMLLDVQDEPAWHAAVSEEEDAGETGSYVFAQECLDRLSIAVGGNTILSVAAELLPSFFSSEDWKRRHAALVTIAQIAEGSAKMMIKNLEQVVGMVLNSFQDPHPRVRWAAINAIGQLSTDLGPELQNQLHHVVLPSLASAMDDVQNPRVQAHAASAILNFSENCRPDILTPYLDVIVGKLLLLLQTGNQMVQEAALTALASAADSSQEHFQKYYDAVMPYLKAILMNATDKSNRMLRAKSMECISLVGMAVGKQKFKDDAKQVMEVLMTLQGSQMEADDPITSYMLQAWARLCKCLGQDFLPYMSVVMPPLLQSAQLKPDVSVTSAGPEDENGESDDEGVETITLGDKRIGIRTSLLEEKATACNMLCCYADELKEGFFPWIDQVTTTLVPLIKFYFHEEVRKAAISAMPELLRSAKLAIEKGQAQGRDKSYLKQLSDYIVPALVEAMHKEPEPQICASILESLNESIQLSGTLLDQNQVRSAVEGVKEVIVASTNRRIERTERARAEDFDSEEEELLREENEQEDEIFDQIGDCLGTLVKTFKTSFIPFFDELSMYLTPMLGKNKSPEERRIAICIFDDVAEHCREAAVRYYDTYLPSLLEACMSENPDVRQAAVYGIGICAECGGSAFRPHTGEALSRLYNVIKHPNALDLDNAMAYDNAVSALGKICRFHRDIIDVSQVIPAWLSCLPIKNDLIEAKLVHEQLCVMLEQSERELLGHNNQYLPKIVSVFAEILCAGKDLATEQTASRMVNLLRQLQATLPPSVLASTWSSLQPQQQLALQSVLSS, from the exons ATGGATCCGCAGTCGGACGCGGGCGCGGCGGTGGTGCTGGGCGCCGACCCGGCGGCGCTGACGGCGCTGCTGGCGGACCTCACCTCCCCGGCCAACGAGGCGCGGTCGCGGGCAGAGCAGCAGTTCCACGCCTTCCGCAGGTCCCATCCGGACGCGCTCGCGCTGAGCCTCGCGCACCTGCTGCTCTCCCCGGCGCACCCCTCCGCGCCCATCGCCGCCGTGCTGCTGCGTCGCCTCATCGCGCCGTCATCCCAGTCCTTCGTCTACCCTGCGCTGTCGCCCGCCACGCAGTCCTCGCTCCGCGCGCTGCTGCTCTCGGCCGCTTCCGCGCCTGCGCTCCCCAGGTCTGTCTCTAGGAAGCTCTCTGACGCCGTCGCCGAGCTCGCGTCCTTCCTCCTGCCCGCCAACGCGTGGCCCGACCTACTCAGTTTCCTGTACAAGTCCATAGATTCCACGTCCTCCCCGCCGGGATTGCAGGAGTCGGCGCTCAACATCCTGGCCCGGCTGGCCTCCCACCTCGCGGCCAGCTTCCCCAACCTCCACGGGCTCCTCCACGCCGCTCTCTCCCACCCTTCTTCCGCCGATGTGCGCGTCGCGGGGCTCAATGCGGCCATCAGCCTCATCCAGTCCCTTCCTTCTGCCGCGGCCCGCGACCAATTTCAGGACCTCCTCCCGGCCATGATGCGCGCTCTCGCCGAGTCACTCAACTGCGGGAACGAGGGCTCAGCCCAGGAGGCTctggagatgatgatcgagctcgCTGGCGCAGAGCCGCGGTTCCTGCGCCGCCAGCTGCCTGACGTGGTCGCGTCCATGCTGCAGATTGCCGAGGCCCCAGGACTAGAGGATGGCACCCGCCACCTTGCCGTTGAGTTTGTCGTCACCCTTGCCGAGGCACGGGAGCGTGCACCCGGAATGATGCGGAAGCTGCCTCGGTACGTTGGTCGGCTATTTGCGGTGCTCATGAGTATGCTGCTCGATGTCCAGGATGAACCGGCATGGCATGCCGCAGTGTCAGAGGAGGAAGACGCCGGAGAGACGGGAAGCTATGTTTTTGCACAGGAGTGTCTGGACCGGCTGTCAATTGCTGTTGGTGGTAATACGATTCTGTCCGTGGCAGCTGAGTTGCTCCCATCGTTTTTCTCCTCTGAAGATTGGAAGAGACGCCACGCGGCACTAGTGACCATAGCTCAGATTGCAGAGGGCTCTGCTAAGATGATGATTAAGAATCTGGAGCAGGTTGTTGGGATGGTGCTGAATTCTTTCCAGGACCCTCACCCACGGGTGAGGTGGGCAGCAATTAATGCAATAGGGCAGCTTTCAACGGACCTGGGGCCAGAGTTGCAAAATCAGTTGCACCATGTTGTGCTACCTTCATTAGCTTCAGCAATGGATGATGTCCAGAACCCACGTGTACAG GCACATGCTGCATCAGCTATTCTGAACTTCAGTGAAAACTGCAGACCTGATATTTTGACACCATACTTGGATGTAATAGTTGGGAAACTTCTATTGTTACTCCAG ACTGGGAACCAAATGGTGCAAGAAGCTGCTTTAACTGCTTTAGCATCAGCAGCAGATTCTTCTCAG GAACACTTCCAAAAATATTATGATGCAGTAATGCCATACCTCAAGGCTATTCTCATGAATGCAACTGATAAATCCAACAGAATGTTGCGTGCCAAATCCATGGAATGCATCAGTTTAGTTGGTATGGCAGTTGGGAAACAAAAGTTTAAGGATGATGCTAAGCAG GTGATGGAGGTCCTTATGACACTGCAAGGATCTCAGATGGAGGCTGATGACCCTATAACAAGCTACATGCTGCAA GCATGGGCAAGACTGTGTAAATGCCTTGGTCAGGATTTCTTACCATACATGAGTGTTGTTATGCCCCCTCTGCTCCAGTCTGCTCAGCTCAAACCAGATGTGAGTGTCACTTCTGCTGGACCAGAAGATGAAAATGGTGAATCTGATGACGAGGG TGTCGAGACTATTACACTAGGTGATAAGAGGATCGGCATCCGAACTAGTCTACTAGAGGAGAAAGCTACAGCATGTAACATGCTGTGTTGCTACGCTGATGAGCTCAAGGAAGGATTTTTCCCATGGATTGATCAG GTCACGACTACGCTTGTACCTCTCATTAAGTTCTATTTTCATGAGGAAGTTAGGAAGGCAGCTATTTCAG CAATGCCTGAGCTTCTACGTTCAGCAAAATTGGCTATAGAAAAGGGCCAAGCTCAAGGTCGTGATAAATCCTATCTTAAGCAACTGTCTGATTACATAGTTCCAGCCCTTGTTGAGGCCATGCATAAA GAACCTGAGCCACAAATTTGTGCAAGCATACTGGAATCATTGAATGAATCTATACAG CTATCAGGAACACTTCTTGATCAAAATCAAGTAAGATCTGCAGTGGAAGGTGTCAAAGAAGTTATAGTTGCAAGCACTAACAGGAGGATAGAACGAACAGAAAGGGCAAGGGCTGAGGACTTTGATTCTGAAGAAGAGGAGCTACTCAGAGAAGAAAACGAACAGGAAGATGAAATCTTTGACCAA ATTGGTGATTGTCTAGGCACTCTCGTTAAAACCTTCAAGACTTCTTTTATTCCGTTCTTCGATGAACTCTCCATGTATTTGACACCTATGTTG GGTAAGAATAAATCACCAGAAGAAAGAAGGATTGCCATATGCATTTTTGATGATGTTGCTGAGCATTGCCGTGAAGCAGCAGTTAG GTATTATGATACATACCTTCCTTCTCTATTAGAAGCCTGCATGAGTGAAAATCCAGATGTCAGGCAG GCTGCAGTGTATGGAATTGGCATTTGTGCCGAATGTGGTGGTTCTGCATTTAGGCCTCACACTGGGG AGGCCCTATCCAGATTATACAATGTAATCAAACATCCTAATGCCCTGGATTTGGATAATGCAATGGCCTATGACAATGCTGTTTCTGCTCTTGGAAAAATATGCCGATTTCATCGTGATATCATTGATGTATCTCAG GTAATTCCTGCCTGGTTAAGTTGCCTTCCGATAAAAAATGATTTAATTGAGGCCAAGCTTGTCCATGAACAGCTGTGTGTGATGCTTGAGCA GTCTGAGAGGGAGCTTTTGGGTCATAATAATCAGTATCTTCCAAAGATTGTGTCTGTTTTTGCAGAG ATATTATGTGCGGGCAAAGATCTAGCAACAGAACAGACTGCCAGCAGGATGGTTAATCTACTAAGGCAACTTCAGGCAACATTGCCTCCTTCAGTATTAGCCTCGACATGGTCTTCTCTACAACCACAGCAACAGCTCGCTCTACAGTCCGTGTTGTCGTCATAG
- the LOC103643859 gene encoding uncharacterized protein produces the protein MKVPNHDELAGIDNAKQSLCMIKSLLTEKQNEEEIEQRRELKDAIEIKLREEAMISRVLKEKLVSKELGIEQLQSDLAASVRFQVVLQNEIQRFQNELRCLTKVQALGSSVYFRNRTDHSGERRLASGKGERRSRGSANRVNGG, from the exons ATGAAGGTACCAAATCATGATGAGCTAGCAGGAATTGACAATGCAAAACAGAGTCTGTGTATGATCAAATCTTTGTTGACTGAGAagcaaaacgaagaagagattgaacagagaAGAGAACTGAAG GATGCCATTGAAATTAAGCTAAGAGAGGAAGCTATGATAAGTAGGGTTCTAAAGGAGAAGCTTGTGTCCAAGGAACTAGGCATTGAACAATTGCAGTCAGATCTAGCAGCTTCAGTCAGGTTTCAAGTGGTACTGCAAAATGAGATCCAGAGATTTCAAAATGAACTACGTTGCCTCACAAAAGTACAAGCACTTGGAAGTTCAG TGTATTTCAGGAACAGGACTGACCATTCGGGTGAACGGCGGCTAGCGAGCGGAAAGGGTGAACGGCGGTCTCGTGGAAGCGCGAATCGGGTGAACGGCGGCTAG
- the LOC100217049 gene encoding phosphatase isoform X1, with product MAATSPFDCVLLDLDDTLYPGDTGIGAALRRNIDEFLQAKLGVSADEAAATRAELFRAHGSSLAGLIALGYDVHPDEYHRSARKKKKKTAAESSAVHFVGNCRGFVNPLLLHFHLQLRARQATVRQDRARPAAGAAAAEHPAAQSAVHQLGPRAHGAGAGAAGRGRGRLRRRRVLRDHEPAPVRRRRWRPAPGRGAQTGGGRNRRRAARRWLQPTPDAVPGRQREEHRRGESARPPHRPGWQEGEEQGSGLRGGEHRRAPAGHPGDLGRGR from the exons ATGGCCGCGACGTCCCCCTTCGACTGCGTCCTCCTAG ACCTCGACGACACCCTGTACCCGGGCGACACCGGCATCGGCGCGGCCCTGAGGCGCAACATCGACGAGTTCCTCCAGGCCAAGCTCGGCGTGTCGGCCGACGAGGCCGCCGCCACGCGCGCCGAGCTCTTCCGCGCGCACGGCAGCTCCCTCGCCGGGCTCATC GCGCTCGGCTACGACGTGCACCCGGACGAGTACCACAGGTCAGcacgcaaaaaaaaaaaaaaaactgcgGCGGAGTCAAGTGCAGTGCATTTCGTCGGAAACTGTCGGGGGTTTGTTAATCCGCTTCTCTTGCACTTCCACCTGCAGCTACGTGCACGGCAGGCTACCGTACGACAGGATCGCGCGCGACCCGCAGCTGGCGCGGCTGCTGCAGAGCATCCCGCAGCGCAAAGTG CTGTTCACCAACTCGGACCGCGCGCACATGGAGCGGGCGCTGGAGCGGCTGGGCGTGGACGAGGCCGCCTTCGACGCCGTCGTGTGCTTCGAGACCATGAACCCGCACCTGTTcggcgacgacggtggcgaccggCGCCCGGCCGTGGTGCTCAAACCGGCGGTGGACGCAATCGTCGCCGGGCTGCGCGCCGCTGGCTCCAACCCACGCCGGACG CTGTTCCTGGACGACAGCGAGAGGAACATCGCCGCGGGGAAAGCGCTCGGCCTCCGCACCGCCCTG GTTGGCAAGAGGGCGAGGAGCAAGGAAGCGGACTACGCGGTGGAGAGCATCGGCGCGCTCCGGCGGGCCATCCCGGAGATCTGGGGCGAGGCCGCTGA